DNA sequence from the Candidatus Palauibacter australiensis genome:
CTCCTCCCACGGTTCGCCATCGGCGGCACCGACCCGGTACACCTCTTCGAAATCGGCCTCCAGCCAGCGGTCCTCGGCCGGGAGTTCGATGACCTCCTGGGCGCCGGCCCGGTCCGCCGCCGATAGCGCGCTGATGGCAGCGACGCACGCGCCAAGCGCTCGGGTTCCGAGTCGATCTCTCGCAATCCTCATGGCTCTCGTCCACATCAGTTGACCGTACGCGGCAGACGCTTCACGACTACGGTCTGCACGTCCAGTTCGTCCCGTTCGATGAAGGCGGCCAGCCCTTCCGGGCCGAACGCGTCGGGGAGCGGCGTGGCTCCGGTGCGGTAGCTGCCGAGGTAGCGGCCATCCGCGGCAAGGATGTCGATGGGGCCGTCGCTCACGGGCTCGTCGCCCCGCCGCCGGACCCAGATGCGGCCGTTCCAACTCGTGCGCAGGTCTCGCACGATGGGGACCTCTTCGGCGAACTCCAGCGTTTCGATCTGCTCGCGCTCCCAAGCCCCGCCGCTGGTCCCGGATACCACCAGTCCGTCAGCGGACCGGGAGACCGAACCTTCGGAACGATCTTCGATATCCCTCAACCTGCGGTCCTTCTCCGCCTGCATCACGCGTTCCGTAACGGGCTCGGGCGAGAAGGGCCGGGTGAGTATCGTACTGATCCGGCCGCCATCCCGTTCCGCGATCTTTACCGCGTACGCGGAGGAGTCCGAGAACGCGATGCGTCCGCCGGGGAGCACGCCCGCGAAGAGCTCCGGCTCAAATCCTCTCCGGGGGCCACGGCTCATGATTTTCTGCCGCCCTCCGGGGAGGACGTGCTCCCTCAGCCGGGTCCAGGCGGGGCCCCAGACGTCGGCTGCGGGCTCCACCGCCGCCTCATCCCCACTGAGGGAGATCCGTTCGATCGTACGTGGGTCGGGGAAGGCGATCGTGGTTTCGCCCGGCACGGCCCGAAACGCAGAGCCAAGCACTATCGCACCCCGAATGAGAGACTCTCCACCAACCTCGGCGTCCATCTTCCGGACCATCGTGACGCGGCGCATTCGTACCATCCGTTCGAGGTCTCCGGTGGGAGCGAAGATGTGGTAGGCGCGATGTCCCATGTCCGCGACCACGACCCTGCCGTCGCGCATGAC
Encoded proteins:
- a CDS encoding 6-bladed beta-propeller, whose translation is MLAKGRPTRIGATLLAALAASATASGGLAQEVMELPGEDRWLEADFEEVYRVGAALGEAWQEFGTIGRVGFDEAGNLHVFDRLAARVVVVNPQGDFVREFGRRGEGPGEFQSALDMVVMRDGRVVVADMGHRAYHIFAPTGDLERMVRMRRVTMVRKMDAEVGGESLIRGAIVLGSAFRAVPGETTIAFPDPRTIERISLSGDEAAVEPAADVWGPAWTRLREHVLPGGRQKIMSRGPRRGFEPELFAGVLPGGRIAFSDSSAYAVKIAERDGGRISTILTRPFSPEPVTERVMQAEKDRRLRDIEDRSEGSVSRSADGLVVSGTSGGAWEREQIETLEFAEEVPIVRDLRTSWNGRIWVRRRGDEPVSDGPIDILAADGRYLGSYRTGATPLPDAFGPEGLAAFIERDELDVQTVVVKRLPRTVN